In the genome of Candoia aspera isolate rCanAsp1 chromosome 4, rCanAsp1.hap2, whole genome shotgun sequence, the window caaattttgccaccacccatctccccccagaggggaGAGATTGAATTGAATGTGAATTGAATATTATTGAATGTGTcctcccttcttcttctcctctgtGTTTGCCCTTGCAGGCCCAGGGGGCTATGAACCAAGTGTGGCAAGTGGTCTTCCATTTCCAGAATGGCTCCCTGCAGGACATGATGGCCACCCAGGCTCATGCCTTGGGCTATGGCTTTAATACCACGGCTACTCGTGTCCTCTTCCGCACCCCTTATACCACGCAGCAAACTGAAGTGGCTATGGTAAGTGAGGGGGAGGTCCAACATTTACTGACTGTAGTGCTGAATTAAGATTCAGAGACTTAAGATCCAGGACCAGAGAGGGAGCTGAGATGGAAGCTGGGCATTGCTTTGAAAAGCCTTACACCTTGAGAGACTGTACAACTGACTCTGGTTTGGATCTCACAACAGATACATAAGGCTAAGGTGTGGCTGGTTCATCTGCTGCATGAACTTAAAGTGGTTCGTTTATGGTTGAGTATTCTATGATCAATCCAGTAAACCATGTTTCAGTTGATTATGGGTTCGTGTCCTAGCCATGAAGAGCACAGGTTGCAATGTTTTGACATCTCAAATGATCATTCCATTTTGCCTTGCATCCATGGTAGTCAAGCATACAAGCGGCGTGATGGATGCGGGAACAGTGCTGAAATGGTTTAAGAGATGATTCCCTCTCTAGATGTGTGGGTCCCTAGTTTTGATCGCATGATAAAGCGTGGTTGATCAGCAGACTGGAGTACCTGGAGGAAAAACATCCTGAAATCTTAACCAGGCCTGACTTGTTAAACTACATCTCTTCCCATTGCAAAATTGTTAGGAGGCCTGACTGAGTGCGACCTGACTCTGGGTATGCCGATTCTGAGAGGCTATGAAGCATTTCCAGCTCAGGAAGGCCCTTGGCCAAAGGACACATTGTAGGATGGGTGATTCTTGATATCATGCCCTTCTATATGCTGGAATTTTTAGGTGGGTCCATTGTTCCACCCATTAACATACTCCCCAATCCAAACGAGCTCTGGCTGGCTTACACAAAATTGCATCACtctctcccagctggcttctccaGAACTGTTGGGACTGCAGTTCTCAGCCAAGGTGTAAAGGCTGATCTTGATCCCATCTTGCTTGGTTTTGGCACCAGGATAAACTGCGTCATCTGACTGTTCCTTCCACCGTAGGTGCAGGGCTTGGAAGTGGAGGTGGCCCGAGCCACGGTCTTCTATAAACAGGCCTGGATGATCCTAATGGTGGATACTGCTGTTGCATGCCCTGTCAGTGAGTCacttgtcttttttccccctatctcttgataTCTAACAGATGAAAACATGGTACTTCCCTCTTCCATCCTTAAATCATGCATCATGGGTAAactatccctccctcccccccctcccccagtctgtcttgactctgagcagtttacaaaataagagaataaaaacaaagatacCCTAAAAAGAGCAAAGTCCAGAGAAACCAACAGCCATCTAATAAACCAAAATACCACGCAAAGGGTCCATCACCCCTTCTAATCCAAGGCCTTGGAGAAGAGCTACGTTTTAAGAGCTTGATCTTCCCAACAGGGTTTTACTCAGAACAGCTATAATGTGCACCCCAAATTACAGATGTCCCTGCCAGCCTCCCAAAAAGAGCTGATCACCCTGTTGTTGGCACTGCacaatttcagcttctttttcctGCAGACCCTCCCACTTTCACCGCCACCACGTTTCGCTGGACCACTCCACGGATCATGCCCTCACTGGTGGCATTCCCCCATCAGTATGAAGATGAATCCGTTGAAATGGGTGTGGATGGGCGCAGAATTGATAGGACCACAATTGTGCAGAACGGATACATCTTTTTGACGGATGCCAACTTCATCAGCATCACAGTACCAATTGGAGCTGCAGGAGGACTCACTGAGGTCAGTGCCGAGAGAGCTCCTTTTCCTGGGATGGACTGTGTcccggggggtgggggaaatcaCTGTGAAAGCCTTGCAAAGCCATCAAACTTTTCAAGTTGTtgcttcttattttttccttcctgtaAAAACATAAATGTCTCGTTCCTGGATGGAGATACCTTTGCATCCCAGCCCCAAGCTTTTTGTGCCAATGACCTGTGCATCATATGATGGTGCTGCACTTAAGTTGCCTGATTTCTGCACCGTGGCAAAGATACTCACGGGAATATCTTCCTGTGCAAGATTTCACCAATGACAAAATGTACAGATGGCAGTTTTCCACGTCACTGAGCTGAAGATTTTTCTGGTGAATGACAAGGCTCTGATGAAAGCAAAACCAGTCCCCCAGTTTAGTGTGGCTATTGTTAGAAGCCCTTCTAATAATGGTAAAGATCTGGGGACAAGCTGATGCAGCATCTTCTCTGCATTGGCCACCAAATTGTAGAATTGCCCTCCAACAGGGATATGAAAATATCTATGGAGTAGATGTCCCATTTGTTGGTAAATACATCTATTTAGGAGAATGGGTTATTGATTTTTAGTAGcaatgttacaggtagtcctcgcttaatgaccacaattgagaccagcattttgattgctaagtgaagcagtcattaagtgaatccaatcaaattttacgaccttttttgctgcggtcattaagcaaatcatggtcattaagcaaactatgtggttgttaagtgaatcaaccgttgattttgcttgccagaagctggccaggaaggtcgaaaatggtgaccacgtgaccatgggatgctgtgacagtcttaaatgtgaaccagttgccaagctcccaaattttgctcacatgactgcagggacactgtgacggttgtaagtgtgagcactggttgtaagtcagtttttttcagtactgtcgtaagtctgaaccatcacaaaCAAATGGtcatcaagtgaggactacctgtattgaaagtAGGATATCTCATGATATGTTCGTGTTCATTGAACCAGTTTTATCTTGTGAATCATATTAAGATGGGaagtaattcattttaaaaataatatattgcaaGGAAGGAGCTTCTGAAGTTGGATGGTAGGAAAGAAAACTCCTTGGGCTGTATTAGAAATCACCAGCTCTAAGCACAAGCGGTAACAGAATTCATAACAAGCGACCTGCTAAATGAGATCAACGTGTTCCGTCCAGCATCACCAAGGGGAATCTCCTAAACAAGGAGTGAAAATTATAATGGAGAGTCTTCCCAGCTTGGTGTCCTTTAGCTGTGCTGGAACTGCAGTTGTACAAAATTCACAGCAGGCATGACACTTCAGTCATaactaatcatcatcatcaccatcaataGCTTAATtcttcacacacatacatagaggAAATGTCTAGATAACTAAGGATTGATCAAAGATAGAAAGCAGAGGCAGAAGATTCCAGCAATTCCTTGTATACAGGGTAATATGTTTTGGGACACCTACATCAAGAAGATGCTGCTTCTGGTTTTCAGGTCATCTAGACATTTCCTCCATGTGTCTGCATGCTCACAGCTCGGATTAATGCTTCATGTGGCTCCCTCAAAATCAGAGGAAGGAGAATGGATGTGAATTCTGCAGGATCTGCAGAATTGtaaagatgggagggggtgctatAAGCCAGTTTTTTCCAACTTGGGAAaccttccaggtgtgtggacttcactgggttgctggctgtggaattctgggagtttgactCAGAACCTGAAAGGCAGTTGAGTCTAACTCAGCGTAAGAAACCTGGAGCACCTTTTGGACATGACTGTTGTTGCTCAGGAAAATGGCTATCCAGAAGTTCTCTATTTCCCAGTCCTATTTCCAGTTGTTGGGATACATTGATGGGGTCGCCACATCGTGCTACATCTTAATTAGTTTAGTCATGATTGAATGAATAAGCCACACTGGGTGAGGCTTATGCAATagcttacaaaccacaatagctgCTTTTGCACAGCATGTGAAAGCCAAACCAAACCACATTAGCTTGTCCCGTCAACCCGGTCTTTAACCTAATCTTTCAGGCAGGCCACTCGGAGTGCATAATGTTGGTCTGTTTCTTTCCAGAGTGATGTGATCAGCAATCATTATGGTACCACCTATAGCATCAAACTCCTTTTGGACCGCAGATGGCGAGGAGATGAAAGTGACCAGACTCGTCATCGCATTTTAAAGTCTATCCTCACACCTTTTGCCCCTCAGGTGCCGGTGCTTATCAACAGTAAGCTTTGCATCCTGTCTGGCTTTTCCTAGGCCAGGGGAGCAGGTGCTGGGAGCTGTGGGATGGATCAGAGGCTTAggctcttacaggtagtcctcacttaacgaccatttgtttagtgatggttcagatttacaacggtgctgcaaaaactgacttacagccagtcctcacacttaacgactgttgcagcggtcacatgatcatgatttgggcacttggcaaccagttcgcatttatgagcTTTGCAGTGTCATGtggtcatgcgatcgccatttttgaccttcctggccagcttctggcaagcaaaatcaatggggaaccgcatgattcgcctaacggccaccacaaaagttgtaaaatcaggtcagattcgcttaatgactgcttcacttagcaaccaaaattctgatcccagttATGGTTGTTAAGAGATAGCAAAATGTATAGCAAAATGTAACATCTCCTTTAGGCTGAGCTCTCCTcagagtccttttttttttttttttgcttacagTGTGCAAGTGCTGGTTTTCCTTTCCAGTTTCCAGTCTCCCCTTGGCGTTTCTGGTGGTCCCCTTTCCTATTCTCAGACAGGCCCACAGTCTATTTAGCTTCTGAGTCCAGACAGgttcagccatgaagctcaccTATCGAAGGCCTAGGCAAAATACTGGACACAGTTCACATTAGTAGCCTGATACATAACATTTGGGAGAGTTTGGGGGGATGTCCTTAGCCTTGTACACCTTTCTTGAAGGCAAAGGGATTCTAGAGTAATTCTGGGGCTGATTCATGCCGCATACTGGTCTGGTTTTGTTAGAAGCAGTAGCGTTTGCAAAgggcaggggtcaaaaaagtttAGATCACAGTTTTTCcgacttgtcaactttaagatacatggacttaaactcccagaattccccagccagcaactggggccccacccctttttattttcaaaaggggGTGCTATTTCAATTGGGAGGCcaccttttcattttgtttttttatacttcccctgtggacacccctggagaAGGAGATCTctcagaaatactggaaaatacaTCTGGAAAATTGTCCGAGGCTTAGATCCCTCCAGCTGAAACCTCTGGTTCTCTTTAGACACAGTTCCAGAGAGAGGCTACTTTGACGTCAGCCTAGGGAACTTCCTACCTGATGTGGAAGTGACTGCGGTTGCCATAGGTGGCAAACCCTTAACGCCACCGGCACTCGAGGGACATGGCTGCAGCCTGGAGGAAGTCCTCAACCCCAACAACACCCGAGTCTTCATTCTCAAGGTCCCTTTCTCCAACCCTCTGGTGGAACAGAAGGTAAGAAGGGAAGTTGCACGGCAAAGTTCAGGGGAGAGCTTTTGTCCAAGTGGCAGAAGTCTGCAGCTTTGACTGATCGTGACAAGTTActagtttttatttattgctcaaatggGTTGATCACACCAAGCTTGCTGGGTTGAGTTGCGCCAACCTTTTGCAGAAGATAGTGTGATCCTTGGACTCCTTTTAGGCAAGCCGTTCCTAAAGTCACACCCTGCAGACATGTATGACTACAGCGTCTCTAATCCCCAGCCATTCAGGTTGAGGGATAATGGGGTTTGTTGACCCTATCTGCCAATGAGTTTGTGTGGCTAAGGAACTCTTTTCTCTTGTAGTatctgtatggcaacatcaggaGATACACTTTACACCTTGAATACATCTTTTTCCTGCCCCCGAAGGGCAAGTCATTTACCCATCCTGGAGTGATTGAATGCGAAGTCCCTGATGTTGGTGAGTCTGCTTGACCAAACTGAACTGGAGTGCTTAAAGTCATCTCCAGCCAGGAAGGTGGTCTTTTTGGCCAAGGATGGGTGGGACCATGTAGCTTTGGAAGGGAAACTTCCGATTTTCCCAACTTTAATGCTGCTTCCTTGATCATCTCCACTTTATCATGCCATACTTTCTGGATCATGTAGGGcaggaagagagaaacagaacATAGAAGTGAGAGAATtaccttatttttaaaatcattccctGTTGGCAAGGATATTTcaatataaaggcaggataaaaaaaaaataaaaaaataaaattgcaatgtAAACTAGTGACATTATTAACTGGTTATATTTAGTatttatctttttccccaaatcatATTGGTAATGTCCCTCCTCCACATTTAAAAATAGTGTGGCACAGCTAGTACTGTTGGCTgttctccaattttcttgagGGCATTGTACCTTTAATTAATCACTTCCTCTGTTTTTATCAAAGCAGTGATTGGAAAAGATGCTGCCAGGAACAAGGTTTTAATTAAAGTTGTAGTGGGACTCTACTGAACATAACTTGCTTTTTAAACCTTTCAGAAAAAACTTGGCCACCATGACATGCATTGTATATAATAAATActatggctgcatttgcacatgATTCTAAAAGATACTATGGGTTTAGTTGTCTTTAGCTTTGAATAATATATGAGcttagccattgtggtttgtaaactgatCTATGGCATGGTGGACAAGCTAAACCTCATGTAGATCGAaatccccttttcccctttttttgtgACCCTGCCATATCATGTAATTGTGCCGCCAATCTTGTTGGATATTTACTGAAGATCTGAATCAAGACTTCTACCCTTCTGAAGCTAGAAATTCATGAAAATGGCCATACCAACAGAAGGACAGGCAGCGTGATGTGGCGGTTAAGATGTTGGTGGGGAGATGTTCATTCAATGTTATCCTCAGCCGTGAAAGCTCGCTAGGTGACCTTGATCCATTTGTTATCATttagcccaacctatctcacagggtggtggttctTATTGTTACTTCCCTAGCTTCTTGAGATCCAAGacaaaaggaatgaataaaattGGCCTTACCCTGTCACTAGCAAGCAAAGAAACTCCCCTCGCCTACAAATAGGAAAAATTGGGATGGTAGCCCCACTCAACACTTCAACATTCGCTTGCCCACTGTGATTCTCCTTCAGCCTCTCCCTCAAAACATTGTGTATCTTCTGGCCATCAAGCATTACCCCTTCTGGTTTACATCTTATGGGAACCAGGCCACCACGCCTTGTTCAACAAACCGTCTTAAAATCAACCCTAACGGAGCAGGAGGTATGAAGCTGACCCAGACgctttctattttccttcttGGACCTGACTGCTCCCGTTGTCCAGTTCTTCCAGTGTTTGAGGGCTTTTGCGAGGCAGGACAGATTGGCTTGGTGATGACCCGCGGGAATTTGGATCGCTACTGGATTCCTTACGTGGGTAGCCTTCAGCTGACAAACGAACTAGCAGTATCCCAGAACTACACCGTTCAAGATGATGGCAGCTACTTCTACCTATTGGTGCCATTCTTGGCTACTGGCTTGGTGTACGAGGTATGTTGGAGACAGAAACTCAGCAGGAACCCTGGTTAAAAGAAGTGCTCCTGAGCACAAGTAGAGTGTGAAGGAAGGATGTGTATTACTGATTTACTTGCTTCCCTCCTTACTGGGGCTTATATCTTGCTCCAGTCCAGCAGGCCTCTAAGCAGCTTCTTGTGGGGACTGCTCTGATCTTGGGCAGGACCCTAGTCCAAATAAAGGGGGCTACAACAGAGAGGTTTGCCTCCTTGGGTCCTGTAGATGATAGTCTCTTAGGAAAGAGACCTGGAGTATGAGCCCACCTTGCTCAAacttattggatgggcagaagctATTGGAGATGGATGGTCCAATAATATCCAGGTCCTGAGCTAAAGTGGGGCTTTCAAGGTGACTTACGGTACATCAAGTCCAATTCAAAAGAAAATGCTCCTAATATAGTTATCTTGAGTGGAGAGTATGACTGTAGCCAGCTGTCAGTGCTAACAGAACCTCGCTAGATTTGAAGTAAAAGCTAAACATAATTCTTAATCTTTCATGATGATAGAAAAGTCCCACTTCTACCTAAACTACagccaatacttgaagggctgttaCAAGGAAGAGggtatggatttattctctgtaggGTGGGACGAGTGGAAGGAAGCTTACAGAGGGAGATCTAAACctgaaataaggaagaatttcctgaccttgagagctattaagcagtggaacagcctccctcctggaATCACTGGGctctatcactggaggttttcaagcaaaggttggacagctcCATAGTGGTGGGATGGTCTGAAGatccctgccttgggcaggggttggactagaagaccttctgGAAGATCTCTTCCAACTCTCTGATTCTACGAGAAGGAAACACAAAAGGGAATCACAAACTTCCTTCAGTGGCTTAAACCCAGAGAGCTATTTAACTCATCATAGGCTAAGAGACAAAGGGGATTAAGGGAATCCTTCCCCTTAATTGTCTCTTCTCATTTGTCCTGGTCAAAAGGTTCTTAGGTGCAAAGAGATGGTTCAGCTCCCAAGGTCAGCATGCTGTGTTGGGATGGAACGATCTCCAACCTCTGTCTTTCCTCCATGGCTCAGGATATCTCTCTCCACGGAGTTACTGCTCGGCTAGATTTCAGCCTGCGGGATAACAAGACACTGCTGGCAATGGTGGATTTCTCCAGGTCTTGTATCTTCCCCACTGGAAAACTTCTTGGTGAGTCAAGATGCATTACGGTAGCTGGAGCATCCTTTTAGTGATCTGAAAGAAGCAGGCCTAAGCAGACACACTAGGATCCTTCAGCCCCAGGCAAGGTTAGTAGAAAAGTCCTATTTTCACAAGGGCACTgcaactttttatttcattttcatggtGTTGGGTGTCTTTAAGACTGAAACTAACCACCAGCTCAGCAAAACCATCTAGCAAGGCCTTTCTTCTTTATAGCCCTCTGTCTCAGGCCCCCAAGGAACGGTCTCTACACATTCCCTCCTCCCAAAATCCCATCTGGGGCTCCTGTGAGATCTTGTGCAGGATTTTTGCATTGCCAAAGCTCATGATGCTGacagtcttgcaagatttcagcctTTTTAACATTacaatatattaatttaattctGGGAAGTGGTGCTTGCTACTATGAGAGATTAGGGATCCCTGTTTATAAACTGCAGACCCATGGCTTAAACACCCTCTTAATATTTTGACTTCCTTGCTTCTTATCCCctatctactttttttctttttagttttcatCTAATGAAAAGTTCTGAAGCACTCCAAATTTTGCACCCTTGTTTGTGTTTAGTCTTGGTTGGTCCTAATAGATATTTCACCCAGTTTGGGATGTTTCTTTTTAGCATGCTTTACAACAGTCTGTGCTGCAGGATTTCTTCAGTATGAAACTTCATTTGTGAAGTCTGTGCGTTGATTAATATAGATTCCTGTGGTTCTGTGTGTCGTGTCTTTTGTTGAAAGCTGCCTgaaattcttcttttttctgaagTGGCAAGATAAGAATCCATAGACTCTAACTGATTGTGTAGGTCTGCTTTTGGAAATAAACTCTGCAAGGTGAGAAGCTCTGGATTAAATGACTTCtttcccagagttgctgggagttgggcaacatataaatttaataaattattatggttggttgcatagtcagccagatgtttagactggatttggcatttttgtccacctatcgagtccttctcAAGGACCTGGGTTAGGCagatgtttttttattattattattattattattattattattattattattattattattattattatgcagtaTGCCTTTCCAATGGAACCATGACTGCTACCATGCTCAGCTTAGACACCAAACCAGAGTTAAACCCCAGGAGAACCCATCTACGGGATAAGAACTGTAGGCCGGTAGCAGCTGATGAAACCAAGGCCCTCTTTACTTTCCCTGTGGCCACCTGTGGTACCACCAGAACAGTAAGTAGGAGTCTTTTGAATGTAGTTGGTACCCAGGATGGTGAGGAAGTGGGGTGTAgggcagctatttatttattcattcacccacctgcctttattatttttataaatagctcaaggcagcgaacataccaaatactccttcctcctcctattttccccacaacagcaaccctgtgaggtgagttgggctgagagagagtgactggcccaaggtcacccagcggatttcatgcctaaggcgggactagaactcacagcctcctggtttctagccactagaccaaactggctttagttTAATCTAGCATATGAACAtccaaaagaaaaacagtcaACAAAGTCACATAGCCctgggtgcaccacaaggaggctagtctacattgcaccgagttgggctgagagagagggactggcccaaggtcatccagctggcttccatgcctcaggagggactagaactcacagactcctagtttctagcccagcaccttaaccactagaccaaactggctatgaaACAATGAAATGATGAAACATAAACCTAACCAAAGAATAAACACTTGTTCCATGAGGTTTCAGAAAGGGAGGATTTCAAGGTCTGGGGATCTGCTGGCTTTTTCTGCTGGATCTGCATGTCAACAAGGAGCCCTTCTGCAGCTTCACCATTTCCATTACCCCTCCAAGCCCTGTGAAACAGTTTAGAAACAACCCACACGCATTTTCGAGACAGCTGATTTTTGCTGAAAACGCAGCGTGAGCTGATACAGCTTTCTTTACCCATCCTCATATGTATTTAAGTACTTGGTAATTTGAAAAAAACTTAGTGCCCAATGGGAGCTATCAAAGCATTTTCCAATTTGGGAGATGTTAGTATTATGGGCGTGGGCGAAGGAGGCTGGAGTCTCGCCAGTAGAAAATGTCATGCCGTTCAAGATCAATGGAGTTCCACCACTTCAGGGCAAAGTGGAAGTAACTTATTTCCTGCTGATCTGGAAGAAAATTGGCCCCACCATGAAGGCGTGGGGCCAGAAGTATGACATTGAGTCAGGAGATGTCCCAGCCTTTAAGATGTATTCTAGAACAGTCCTGTGTCAATGGGGCTCTCTGTGTGACCTCCAAATCCAACCATATTGGACTTCCTTATTAGTGCGAAAGGTTCCTTTAGAATCTATCATAAAGCAGGATTGCCCCTTGGTGGTGCATTCTGAGATGTGTTCAGCCAACACTTCTGGTGAAGTTAAATGTTTTGCCTTGTGTTTCTTGCCTGTCCTCCTCCAGTTTGACGGGAACTACTTGGTGTATGAAAACGAAGTGATCTTCGAGAGGGAGATGATTCCTGAAGCAAATCCTATCATTACCAGGGATCCTCAGTACAGGTAAAAGGCTAAAGTGGATTCTCCTAAGGGAAGATGGTCCAGCTGAGTCAATTGCTGGCTATTGCAAATTGTGCAATATTTTGAAGGAAGTTTCCATGGCCCTGCTTTCCTTTCGGCTCTCTAGACTGACCCTGCGCTGCCGTTACCGGCTGAATGAGACCCTTCGAGTATGGGCACAACGGTTACTGAAGGAATGGGTGGCCCCTGGGCCCTACCCCCATGGTCTCAGAGGTAAGAATGACTTCCCCTGCGGAGATCCTTGACTAGGCCTTTCCTGGAGGTGGCTGACATGGCTTGATCAATGATGCTGCTGAGGGAGGACTGGGTGGTGGTGCTACAATGCTTAAAGTGTGGGTAGTGCAACTGTTCCCTGCCCCCAAGAAAAGGCTTAGAAAAGGGCCATGCTTAGTGTGAAGCCACACAGTTCCATCAAGGAGTACGCTGTAATAGAGACTGAAAGCAATCTAGCCACCTCTGTTGGTGTTCATGTTCATACACTGTGCTAAGCTACCATGTCACtgcatgagcaaaaaaaaaaaaagtttgggtcAACGCCACATTACACCATCCCAATCTCATTCACCAGCTCCGGCTTCCCCCATGGGGTTTTGTTCATTTTGACTTCACCTCTTGGGTGATcccagtcattgtggtttgttgaataaaccacagttaaccAAGCCACAGCTGTCTGAACCAGAGTGTAGTACCTGAAACAAAAGCTTGAGGTTCTTTCCAGATGTTCCTGGACTGTAAGCCAGCCAACGGAGGCAAAttgtgagggatgctgggaaataTAGTGCAGATCTTCTGCAGAGCCAGAAAGAAATGGCCCAGAGAAGTCTAGTTCCCAGGCCGCCTCCTGTTGCTCACCCAGGGTATGCTGGACCCTGTTTCTAAATAGTCGAAACCAGGCCCTTTTCAACATCAGTGACTGCAGGGCAAGGGAGTGGCTGTGCTTTTTAATCCTCCTTGCTACAACTTTTTTTGAACTTGCCTCTTGCAGCATACCAGCAAAAGAGAGCTGCACATGGACAGACCGTCTCCCAGCTAGCAGGTGGCGCTTCAACAGGTGAGGCTTTGTTGCTTTCCCTGAAAAATGAACTCAGTGATTGAAGGcatcagtttttcttctttgcatttgTGCAGTATAAGATTCCTGGAATTTCCTGGGTGGACGTAGAGAAGAACTGGAGCTGCACAGATGAGTTTTTCTATAACCGTATTGTGCCTGGAGCTCAACTGTGCTAAATTTGTTTGAAACTACACAAAATATCCACCTTCCATATCAATCATCTCTTACTTCCTCCAAATCTAGACAatcgttgctgctgctgctgcttttttttctttttcttttcttttttgctttttatccCCAAATTcattcttccatcatttttttcctccattttaaaaCCTGCCTTTTCAGGAATAGAACGAAACACTCACCCAGAAGCACCAGCCGTCATCAGAAATGCTGATAAAGCAACTTCAAATTGATAAGCTGGGAATGTAGGAGTGATGTTCTAAAATGcaccccccctccttttttctttctttctttcaggagaAGCTACTATTTGGAAGTATGGTGCCTTCGCTTCTCCGCCTTCTCCAGTTAAAAAGAATAGGCAATGAGAAAGGCCTGGGAGtgttaaaaacaggacaaaaaagaTCTGACACTAGAAAGCGTGCTTGGTGTCTGGTGAGCAGATTGAGGCTTCTCTCCTACCAAGCACtgattttatacttttatttcttACAGATGCAAAGGGGAAGACATGGCTTTGGTTCCTAGCTTTCGGTATGGCTCTGTCAGGGGTAGCAGCTACAGCTGACACCATGCTGCCTGTCCAATTATTTGGCTGCTGAAACAACAATTAAACACACCCTTGGATGTCTTACTGCTCCGTCTTTCATTTGGATACTAAACAAGTCAGAGGAAGGGTTCCAGCAGGCGCACCAAGTCGGTGGCTGCGTTTGCGCGACAATCCGCAGCGGCATAAACTTGGTTAATTTTATTCTTGGCTAGCTTTGGTGGCAGAGCGTATTGGGCAAACCCAGCtggtttggttagtttatgattcaacgTAGCGCAGAAAGTGGCTTGACTTTGTAGCCAGGAGAGCAAGTTGTGCAAGCACAGCCTGCAAAGGGCTGGATCGGAATGTTACagttgcacaattttttttttatgcgTGTGAGAACATCATCAGCTTTGTGTGCAGAAACTTAAGAAtagaggttagggttaggatCCTTTTCAATggtctctctccccc includes:
- the LOC134497051 gene encoding uncharacterized protein LOC134497051, with the protein product MRKIPEFPALSIILFYTFVSQEVVSIPFPTDELGQRISVTERIATQCGFTHGIDLYGNPEIRISFLACSIRNVFDQDFSLQLQVEVTSLDNLTAAYEVSMNCPLGAPWSPREIVCEENYMEVSVRRAVPGIAGEALNEDWIAAWPVAQGAMNQVWQVVFHFQNGSLQDMMATQAHALGYGFNTTATRVLFRTPYTTQQTEVAMVQGLEVEVARATVFYKQAWMILMVDTAVACPVNPPTFTATTFRWTTPRIMPSLVAFPHQYEDESVEMGVDGRRIDRTTIVQNGYIFLTDANFISITVPIGAAGGLTESDVISNHYGTTYSIKLLLDRRWRGDESDQTRHRILKSILTPFAPQVPVLINNTVPERGYFDVSLGNFLPDVEVTAVAIGGKPLTPPALEGHGCSLEEVLNPNNTRVFILKVPFSNPLVEQKYLYGNIRRYTLHLEYIFFLPPKGKSFTHPGVIECEVPDVVLPVFEGFCEAGQIGLVMTRGNLDRYWIPYVGSLQLTNELAVSQNYTVQDDGSYFYLLVPFLATGLVYEDISLHGVTARLDFSLRDNKTLLAMVDFSRSCIFPTGKLLVCLSNGTMTATMLSLDTKPELNPRRTHLRDKNCRPVAADETKALFTFPVATCGTTRTFDGNYLVYENEVIFEREMIPEANPIITRDPQYRLTLRCRYRLNETLRVWAQRLLKEWVAPGPYPHGLRAYQQKRAAHGQTVSQLAGGASTDAKGKTWLWFLAFGMALSGVAATADTMLPVQLFGC